In one window of Macadamia integrifolia cultivar HAES 741 chromosome 2, SCU_Mint_v3, whole genome shotgun sequence DNA:
- the LOC122089600 gene encoding conserved oligomeric Golgi complex subunit 3-like: MDGQLFLIKYLLILREQIAPFDIEFSVTHKELDFSHLLDHLRRILRGQASLFDWSRSTSLARTLSPRVLESQIDAKKDLEKSLKATCEEFIMSVTKLVVDPMLSFVTKVTAVKVALSSGGQDQKSDFVLAKPLKNQAFATPDKVAELVQKVDASIQQELPRVMGKMKLYLQNPSTRTILYKPIKTNIVEAHLQLQSLLKSEYSPEEIQCIGTVTLQDLQTRLDGFL, from the exons ATGGATGGGCAACTTTTTCTTATCAAATATCTCCTTATCTTGAGGGAACAG ATTGCACCTTTCGACATAGAATTTTCAGTCACGCACAAGGAACTTGATTTCTCTCATTTGCTG GATCATCTGAGACGGATTCTCAGAGGTCAGGCCTCACTCTTTGACTGGTCAAGATCAACCTCACTGGCAAGGACTTTATCTCCCCGAGTTTTGGAAAGTCAGATAGATGCAAAGAAG GATTTGGAGAAGAGCCTGAAAGCCACTTGCGAAGAATTCATCATGTCAGTCACTAAGCTTGTTGTGGATCCCATGCTTTCGTTTGTAACCAAG GTGACAGCTGTGAAAGTTGCATTATCCTCTGGTGGACAAGATCAGAAATCAGACTTTGTTCTGGCCAAACCTCTAAAGAATCAAGCTTTTGCTACTCCAGACAAGGTGGCTGAGCTTGTCCAGAAG GTTGATGCTTCCATTCAGCAGGAATTGCCCAGGGTGATGGGAAAGATGAAGCTTTATCTGCAAAATCCATCAACACGTACAATTCTGTACAAACCTATCAA GACAAACATTGTGGAGGCTCACTTACAGTTACAATCCCTACTAAAGTCTGAGTACTCTCCTGAAGAGATACAATGCATTGGTACGGTGACCTTACAGGATTTGCAGACTCGACTTGATGGCTTTCTGTAG